The sequence below is a genomic window from Chloroflexota bacterium.
GTTGACCCGTCCAAGGACCAGTCGTACGTCCTCTACGGCTTGGGCCAGAGCGAGCTTTCGCGAACGCTCCTGCCCGTCGGCCGGTATCCCAAGCAGGAGATACGCCGCATCGCGGAAGAGGCGGGCCTGCCCAATGCCTCTAAGCCGGATAGCCAGGATATCTGCTTCATCCCGAACGGCGATTATCGCGGCTTCGTCGCCGGGTTCCTCAAGCCCCAGCCCGGCGCGATCGTGGACACGGAGGGGCACAGCCTCGGCGATCACCAGGGCATCGTCAACTTCACCATAGGCCAGCGCAAGAGCCTCGGCATCCCCGGCAAGGAGGCCAGGTACGTCGTCGGCATAGACGCCGAACGGCGGACCGTCACCATCGGCGGCAGGGACGACCTGCTGAGCGATACGCTATGGGCCAAGGACGTCCGGTGGGTCCTAGGCGCGCCGCCTCCCGATGGCTCCCGCGTCACCGCCAAGTACCGCTACAAGTCCCCTGAGGCCCCGGCGACGCTCTCCATCGAAGGCTCCTCTGCCAAGGTCGTCTTCGATGAGCCTCAGCGCGCCCTCACCCCAGGCCAGGCCGTCGTCTTCTACCAGGGCGATAGCGTTCTCGGCGGCGGCAGCATTGACCGCGTCGCGGCACGGACGCCCAGCCCCGCGTGCTAGGAGCATTATGGAAGTCAAAACCTTCATCCAAACCTCCCTCCACCTGGCGCGCAAAGACCTGCTGGAAAAGGTGAGCGGCCTCTCCCAGGATGCCCTGGACTGGCATCCCGCGCCGCACGCCAACAGCATCGGCTTCCTTGTCTGGCACATGGCCCGCGTGGAAGACGGCTGGGTCAACCGCCTTATCCTGCGCAAGCCCCACCTCTGGGTCTCGGACGGCTGGGCCAAGCGCTTCGCCATGCCGGAAGATATGCGCGATATGGGCTACACCTACACCCAAGAGCAGATCACCGCATGGAAGTCGCCGCCGGTCTCTCTCCTGCTCGAATACTCCGCCGCCGTCCGCGCCGCCACCAGCGCCTTCTTGGATGGCTGGAACCCCGCCGACGACGGTCCTACCGTGAAGACCGGCTGGGGGAAGATGATCACCGTAGCGGAGGTCTTTGCCCAGCTTGTCTGGGAGATGAACCAGCACGGCGGCCAGGTCGCCTATATCAAGGGATTGCGCGAAGGCCTGCAAACCCCGCAGTACATGGGGCCGCTGTCCACGCCCTAAGGCGCGCCGGAGATGCCAGCCCACCATAAAACCGTCTGCACCTTCGATGAAGAGCTGGCACTGCGCGCAAAGGGGCTGCGCCTCATCGCAGGCGTGGACGAGGCTGGGCGCGGGCCCCTCGCAGGGCCGGTCGTCGCCGCCGCCGCCGTCCTTCCCGACTCTTGGATCCACGGCCCCTCCGGAGAAGAACAACCCTGGAGCCTGCTCAACGATAGCAAACAGCTCACCGCCGTCCGCCGCGATGACCTCTACCACCTGGTCGCCTCCTCGGCTGTCACCTTCGGCGTAGGCCTTGTCACGGCGGAGGAGATTGACGAGATCGGGATTGCCCCGGCCACGCGCAAGGCCATGGCCGCCGCTATCGCGCAGCTCAAGCCCCAGCCGCAAGCCCTTCTGGTGGATGCCGTTGATCTTTCGCATCTTGGGCTTCCCGGCAAGGCCATCATTGACGGCGATGCCTTGTGCAAGTCCATCGCCGCCGCCTCCATCATCGCCAAGGTCACCCGCGACCGGCTCATGCTGGAGATGGACGCGCGCCACCCCGGCTACGGCTTCGCCCGGCACAAGGGCTACGGCACCGCCGAGCACCTGCGACAGCTCCGCGCCCTCGGCCCGTGCGCCATCCACCGCAAGAGCTTCTCCCCCATCCGCGAACTGCTCCTCCAGCCGCGCTTAGGCGTATAGAAGGGCCGACTCCACCCCTGGCAGAGGATGAAAGAGCGGGGAGAATTTGACGGCGCGAACGCGATGACGGCCAGACGCAAAGCCCTTGGCGATTTCGGCGAGCGCTACGCCCGCGAGCGCCTGGAGCGCTTCGGCTATCGCATCCTTGGCGCAAAGGTTCGCCTGCCCTCAGGCGAGCTGGACCTGGTGGCCCAGGACGGCAGGACGACGGCGCTCATCGAGGTGCGAACGAAGCAGAGCCGCCGCTTCGGCTCCGGCGAGGAGTCCATCACCCGCGCCAAGCAGGAGAAGCTGGCAACCCTGGCGAGCGAATATCTCGAAGCGCACCCGGAGGTGGGCGACGACTGGCGCGTAGACATCATCGCGATAGACGTGGTCGGCGATGGGCGTGTTGTCCGCTTCGCCCACCTGAAGAACGCGGTCGAGGAGCCTGACTAGCAAGGGCCCTTAGCCCTTGATGACTCCCAGGGGGCGCATCCGCGCCACCCTCTTCACCAGGCCCGCCTTGTGGGCCACCCGCATCACCTTCGCCACGTCCTTGTAGGCGCTGGAGGCCTCTTCCAGCAGGCCCACGCGCGTCATCGCCTTCACCACCACACCCTGTTCGCGCAGCTCCTTGGCGAGGTCGTGCCCCTTCAGCTCGCGCTTGGACTGTCCCCGGCTCTGCTGTCTCCCCGCGCCGTGGCAGGCCGAGCCGAAGCTCAGGCCCATCGCCTCCGGCGTGCCCACGCCAATGAAGGAGTATCGGCCCATATCGCCAGGGACAAGGACGGGCTGGCCGATCTCCGCATAGCGCTCCGGGATGAAGCGGCTATGGGGCGGGAAGCTTCGGGTGGCCCCTTTGCGATGGACGCATAGCTTCATCCGCTTGCCGTCTATCTCATGCATCTCCATCTTGGCAATATTGTGCGCCACATCGTAGATCTGCCGGATACCCAGCGTGCCCCAGCTCTTTTCAAAGACCGCCTCGAACGACTTCCGCACCCAGTGGGCGATGATCTGCCGGTTGGCCCACGCGAAGTTGGCGGCACAGGCCAGGGAGGCGAGGTAGTCCTGCCCTTCCTGCGAGCTGAGGGGCGCGCAGGCCAGCTGGCGGTCCGGCAGAGAGATGCCGTACTTCTTCTGGGCAGAGTCCATCACCTTCAGATAGTCGTCGCAGATCTGGTGCCCAAGCCCCCGGGAGCCGCAGTGGATAAGCACCGTGACCTGTCCAGGCTCCGTGATGCCCATCGCCGCCACGATGGCCGGTTCGTAAATCTCGTCCACCGCCTGCACCTCAAGGAAGTGGTTGCCTGAGCCAAGGGTCCCCAGCTGCGGCGCACCCCGCGCTCTGGCCCGGTCGCTCACCAGGGAGACGTCCCCGCCTGTGATGACCCCGTGCTCCTCGGTCACCGCCAGGTCGTCCTTATCGCCCAGCCCCTTGCCGATGGCCCACCTGGCCCCCTTCATCATCACCTCGTCCAGCTCATCGCTGCTCAGGCGCAGGCGGCCCTTGGCGCCGACACCTGTGGGGATGTTGGCGAAGAGCGTTTCGACGAGCTTGTCCATCTTCGGCTTCACATCGCCCAGCGTCATATCCGTCCGCAGCATTCGCACGCCGCAGTTGATGTCAAAGCCCACGCCTCCGGGAGAGATGACCCCCTCGTCCATCGTTGTCGCCGCCACGCCGCCGATGGGGAAGCCATAGCCCCAGTGGATATCCGGCATGGCGTAGGAGGCCTTCACGATGCCCGGTAGACAGGCCACGTTCGCCACCTGCTCCAGCGCCGGGTCCGTCTTCAGCGTCTCCATCATGTCGTCATCCGCAAAGACGATGCCGGGCACGCGCATGCCCGGCTTATAGTCCTGAGGGATCTCCCAGCGATAGTCGTCCAGCCGGTTCAGCTTCACTTTGCTCATCGCCCCACCTCACACATCCAGGATAAGCCTGGCGCGATAGCCTTTCGGCCCCTTCGTGATCTTCAGCTGATGGTACGTCGCCGATTTCAGCCCGGTCTTGATCGGGTGGCGGCTCGGCTCGGCGCGTTCGCCATAGACCACCGCCCGCACCTTGGTCTTAGAGACGGCCCGGACGTCAAAGCGGCTGAAGAGCCGCTGCTCGGAATCAAAGAGAAAGATGAACTCGTTCAGCCATGCCACCAGCAGCGCCTCCCGGTCCACCGCCTCCGCCGTGATCGTCCGCTTCTCCGCTGCCCGGATCGTCTTCACGTCGGTGACGATGCTGAAGAGCGCACGGGCCGCATTGGCAAAGAGCTCCCGCATATCGGCGCCGTAGGCTATGAATCCCGTATCGGCGGTGTGCTGGATAAGGCGAAAGCCGGGGATGGCACACCTCCAGAGGGTCGGTGGAAGGCGATTATACGCCAGCCGCCGTCAGATCAGCCGGGACTGCCCCGGCTTCGCCTTGCTCTCCGCCTCTGCCGCCTGGCGCGATTTTAGCGCAGGCTCCACGGCCTGCCACACGGCGGCGGCGATCTCATCGCCGGGATTCGCGGCGTCCATGAGCAAGATCCGCCTCGGTGCCGCCTTCACGAGCTTCAGGAAGCCGCTGCGCACCCTCCGGTGGAAGGCAACGCCCGCCTCTTCGAACTTCGATTGCCCGGCCTCGTCGGCCCGCCCGGCCGTCGCCTTCCCCTGGGACTCCAGCCCAAGCTGGGGCCTGCCGATGCGCTCCATTGCGGCCTCCACCGGCAGGTCAAGAAGGAAGGTGATATCCGGCATGAGGCCCCCCGTGGCAACCTTGTTCACCGACTCCACAAGATCCAGCGGCAGGCCGCGCCCATAGCCCTGGTAGGCCACCGTGGAATCGGCGAAGCGGTCCGCCACCACGATGCGCCCGCGCTCCAGGCTCGGCTTGATGACCTTCTCCACAAGCTGGGCCCGCGCCGAGGCGAAGAGCAAAAGCTCCGTCGCGGGGGCCACGTCCACGCTCTTCACCCAGCTCCGCACCTGCTCGCCTAGGGGCGTTCCCCCTGGTTCGCGGACGGAGATGGCCTCATGGCCGTGGGCGCGCAGGCGGGCCAAGAGCAGCCCCACTTGAGTGCTCTTCCCTGCGCCCTCGCCGCCTTCAAAACTTATGAAAAGGCCCTTGGTTGCCATGCAGATACTCGTCTCTTGTTGTGCCCGGACCGGCAGAGGAAGGATACGTTCGAAGCGTAGAGCCCGGCAAGGGCCTACTGTCTGCCCGTCCGGAAGAGGCGCACCCGGCGGAAGGGCTCCTTGCCCGTGCTCCGGGAGAGGAGCTGGTTCTTCTCCGCCACCTGGTGCTGGATCCTGCGGATATACGAGTTCTGGGGGCTCAGCTCCACCGTCTCCTCTTCGCCCTCCAGCAACCGCTTCACGGCGGCCTCCGCCTCATTCACCGGGTCTGCCGCCGTCTCATCGTGCTCCGTTCCCTTGCGCACGCGGGCGTCCAATAGGGAAATCAGCGCGTCCTCGATCTGATTGCTCGTGTTCTTCCGCAGAACGACGACGGGGATCATGGACTCTTCCGCTATGCGCACCGCTTGGGGCCGGTTGCGGTACTGGGCCTTGGTGGTCATGATGGCGTCCGCCCGGCGGGCATCGCCCGTGACCTCTACGGGCAGGCCTGTGGCGCGGATCACCTGCTCCGCGCGGCCCCGGTTCACGCCGTAGGGGTAGACCTTCAGCTTGGGCCCGCCGTTGAAGTGGTGCTCCTGGCGGCGCGGCTCCCGCTCCCGGCGCCAGTCCTCCTCCTCGTGGTCGCGAACCGCCATGGAGGGCGCGCGCAGCTCCTGCGCCTCGCCTTCCATGCGCTGGACTGCGCCGGCTTCGTCCAGCCATCGGATCTCCGGCGGCGCCGCCTGTCCGCGCAGGAGGGCGTCCACCGTTGCCGCCACGTCCTCATGAACTGCCACCCGGTTCCAGGCCAGGATATCCACCAGCGAATCGAAGGTCGGCGGGGCCTTGCGCTCCAGGATGCTCTTCTGCGTCCCGCGCCGCCGCGCCTCCTCATCGCCGAGCGTCACCGATTGGATGCCGCCGATGAGATCGGCCAGCGTGGGGTTCATCATCAGGTTTTCCAGGCTTGTGCCGTGGGCGGTGGCGATGAGCTGGACGCCCCGCTCGGCGATGGTGCGCGCCGCGAGCGCCTCGGCCTCCCGGCCGATCTCGTCAATCACCACCACTTCCGGCATGTGGTTCTCCACCGCCTCGATCATCACCTCATGCTGGAGCGAGGGGGTCGGCACCTGCATGCGCCTCGCCTTGCCGATGCCCGGGTGCGGGATATCGCCGTCGCCCGCGATCTCGTTGGAGGTGTCCACGATGACGACTCGCTTGGTGTACTGGTCGGCCAGGACACGCGCCACCTCCCGCAGCATCGTCGTCTTGCCCACGCCCGGCCGCCCGAGGATGAGGACGCTCTTGCCGGAGCTGACCAGGTCTTCGATCACCTTGATGGTGCCGAAGATGGCGCGCCCCACGCGGCAGGTGATGCCGACGACCTTGCCCTTGCGGTTGCGTATCGCCGAGATCCGGTGCAGCGTCCGCTCGATCCCGGCGCGGTTGTCCTGGCCGAACTCGCCGATGCGCCCCGTCACGTAGGCCAGGTCCTCCAGGGTCACTTCCTGGGTGTCCAGGGCCAGCTCCCGGTTCAGGAAGCGGGCGGCGGGCAGGCGCCCAAGGTCCATGACGATCTCAAGAAGGGAGCCGATATCCGGCTCCTGCTTCAGCACCTTGATCACATGGGGAGGCAGCGCGTCCAGAAGGAGATTCAGGTCGTCCGCTACGGCTTGCTGGGTTGGAAGGCTCGTCACGCTGTTCTTGCCACCTCGTTAGGCTCTCGCCATTGCGATCTCGGGTTGGCCCACCCGCGCCGTCACATGCTTCACATAGAGCGTATAGTCGCCGCGCTTCGCGAACCCGTTCGCCTGCAGGGCGGCCGCCGCCGAGTGCTGATGCCCGGGCATCAGGCAGAGCGCGGACGATGCGCCCTGGGCCTCCCGCATCGCCGCCGCCGTCAGCGCGCGCGCAACATCGCCGTTCGCTCCTGCGACCACGATGCCCAGAAGGGCCGTGTCGCCGCGACGGGTCGCCGCAGACCATCCAATGATACGCCCCTCCCGCTCACAGATAAATTCACCCTGCATATGCCAGCCTGCAAGGGCCGGGCGGCTCTCCTTCCACTGGTCAATCGTGACCCCTTCAGCATCGCGGACCTGCGGCGGCGCGGAGGCCCGATAGAGCTGGTAGAGGCCGAGCTCGTCGTCAGCCGCCGCCGGGCGAAGGCCGGGAAACTCGGTGGCGCCTGCTTCATCCTGGATGCGCACCGTGAGAGCGTAGTGCTCCTCCCGGCAATAGGGGCGGAACTCCGCCTGCTGCGCCGCCCGGTCAATGGGACTGCCGTCCGCAAGGCGGAGGAGCAGCCGCTGGCCCCCCTGGATGGAGACGGGGCCGCTCAGGCCCTCCAGCAGTTCCGGCCAGACAGCCTCTGCGCCCTTGGCTACTTCCGCCCACTCAACCTCCCAGCAGGAGAGGCCCATCCGGCGCCGTACGATGCCGAAGCCCACAGCCCTTCCCTGGCTGGTAACCACCACGGCATGGCGGCGCGACCGTTTCATCAGTCCCTGGGTGACCAGGAGCCCGAAGGAATTGCCGATGCCGTGGCCGCCGGTAAGGCTCTCCAGAGTCACGGCCGCACTTCCGAGCGCCTGGCCTTGCAGCGATGCGATGAAGGGCAGGTCAAGGATGCTAGCGGATCGAAGCACGCGCTCTCCTGCTGCTTTCTTCTGCAAGCTGGACGAAGTACTGGTGGAACCGGGCGTCCTCCGTCAGCTCCGGGTGAAAACTTGTGCCGAGGAGATTGCCCTGCCGGACGGCAATCGCCGGGCCGTCCCCAAGGGCAGCCAGGCTCTTCACGCCGGGGCCAACCTTTATGATGACCGGCGCTCGGATGAAGACCGCATGGTAAGTCCCCTCGCCCAGCGCTGGGACGTGGATGTCCGTCTCGAAGCTGTCAACCTGGCGGCCGTAGGCGTTGCGCTCCACTTCCACATCCAGCCCGCCGATGATCGCCTCGGCGCGCCCGCGGACGCGGTTCGCCAGGGCGATCAGCCCCGCGCAGGTGCCCCATATCGCCATGCCCCCTTGCGCCAGGGAGCGGATCGGATCGCGGAGGCCATATGCCTCCAGCAGATTGGCGAAGGTCGTGCTTTCGCCGCCCGGGAGGATGAGGCCGGAGATGCCGGCCAGGTCTTTCGGCAGTCGGACTCCCCGGACATCAACGCCGGAGCGCGTGAGGACTGCCGCATGCTCGGCGAAGTCCCCCTGCAGGGCCAGCACGCCGATGGTGGTCATCAGCCGTCCTCCTACCAACCCCTCGTCGCCAGCAGCTCCTCCGGTTTCATGGTGCGCACGTCCTTGCCGGACATCGCCTCGCCAAGGCCCTTGGAGACTTCCGCCAGGATTTTGGGGTCTTTGTAATGGGTGACGGCTTTCACCACGGCCTTGGCCCGGGCCTCCGGGTCGCTCGACTTGAAGATGCCGGAGCCGACGAAGACCCCTTCGGCCCCAAGATGCATCATCAGCGCCGCATCGGCAGGCGTCGCCACGCCGCCCGCGGCAAAGTTCACAACGGGGAGCTTCCCCGTCTTATGCACTTCGATCAGCAGGTCCAGCGGCGCGCCCAGGGACTTCGCCTCAGCCATCAGCTCGTCCTGGCCCATCGCCTGCGCCTTGCGGATGCCGGACTGGACGGAGCGCATGTGGCGCACCGCCTCCACGATGTTCCCCGTCCCCGCCTCGCCCTTGGTGCGGATCATCGCCGCTCCCTCCGCGATGCGCCGGAGCGCCTCGCCCAGGTCGCGGCAGCCGCAGACAAAGGGCACCTTGAAGTCATGCTTCCAGACGTGGTGCAGCTCATCGGCGGGCGTCAGCACTTCCGATTCGTCAATATAGTCAACGCCCATCGCCTCCAGGATCTGCGCCTCCACAAAATGGCCGATGCGGCACTTGGCCATCACCGGAATGGTGACCGATTTCATGATGCGCTCAATGACCGTAGGGTCCGCCATCCTGGCCACGCCGCCCGCGGCGCGGATATCGGAGGGGACGCGCTCCAGCGCCATCACGGCGCACGCGCCCGCCGCCTCCGCGATCTTGGCCTGCTCCGGCGTCACCACATCCATGATGACCCCGCCCTTGAGCATCTGCGCGAGGCCGCTCTTTAGCTTTGGCGTACCCTTATCCATCTGCTACCTCATCCGGGAAACCCGGCGACTCAGTCTCGTTATTATACGGAGCATTCGCCCCTCGCGCAAACCTGGAAAAGAAGGTTTCTCCCCGTGCAGCGCGACCATCCCCCATCACTCCGATAGCTCCCGTCGGCGACTCTTGGGCACATCCCTCCCTGCTATACTTGCCGCTGCCCGCCCGGCGGGACCCTATGCCAACCAAGCCCAAGAAGATCGCCTACCTCGGCCCCGCCGGAAGCAACACGGAAGAGGCCGTCATCGTCCACGATCCTTCCGCGGAGCGCGTCGCCTTTCCTTCCGTCCGTAGCGCCACCCGCGCCGTCGAAAACGGCGAGGCCGATGAGGCCGTCGTCGCTATCGAAAACAGCATCGAAGGCTCCGTGGTGGACAACCTCGATCTCCTCATCCACGATTCCAAGCTCCTCATCAGCAAGGAGCTCGTCATCCCCATCACCCACTGCCTCCTGCTCAAGCCGGGCGCCAGGGCGGAAGATGTGCGCGTGGTCTACTCCCACCCGCAGGCCCTGGCCCAATGCAAGCGCTACTTGGAGACTCGCTTCAGCCGCGCCAGCCCTGTGGCCACCCTCAGCACCACAGCCGCAGTCGCCCAGATGATGGCCCAGCTGGGCGGCGATGCCGCCGCCATCGCGCCCAAGCGCTCGGCGCAGATCTACGGCGCCGCCATCTTCGAAGTCGGCATCCAGGACCACGCCGGGAACGCCACCCGCTTCGTCGTCCTGGCCCAGCACGATGCCCAGCCCACCGGCGACGATAAGACCTCCATCGCCTTCTCCTTCGCAGAGGACAAGCCGGGCCAGCTCTACAAGGCCATCGGCCTCTTTGCCACCAAGGGCATCAACCTCTCTAAGATCGAATCGCGTCCCGCAAAAGAGAGCCTGGGGAAATACTTCTTCCTGATTGACTTCGACTTGCACCGCCTGGACCCAAAGGCCCAGGAGACGCTCGAAAGCCTCCGCGCCGTCACGAGCCTGCTGAAGGTCTTCGGCTCCTACCCGCGCTACCGCCCGCCCAAGTAGCCGGTCTAGACCTTGGGCAGCACTTCGTAGACCTTCACGCCCACGTTCCTGTAGCGCAGCGCTAGCCGCTTTCCATCCATCTGCTCGAACTTTGCGATGCCTTGCGGCGGATAGAAGGCCTGCTCCAGCTGGCCCACGTAGACGTACTTCACCCCGTACTTGTCCAGGAAGGCCTCGGCCTCCGCGATGCTGGCGGTGTTGTAGAACTGGCTCACATCGCGCCGCCGCGTATCCACGGACGGCTGGAAGCCCCAGCGCTGCTGCTTCTGGTGCCAGTCCCAGCCGATGACCGCCGGAAGCCCCGTGTAGATAGAGACGCGATTCCCCCACCGGTACAAGTCCGTGTTCCCTTCCACGATGACCGGCGACCCCTTCACGTTGTCCTGCAGCCACTCGATGGCCTCTTTATCCAGGTCAAACCGCATGTCCCGTGGGGTGGGGTGTCCATCCTGGTAGGTCGCCCTGTCCATATAGGCCATCCCGTCAGCCGTCGGCGCGATGGACGTGTTGAAGCGGTCGCGGACGCGCACCTGTGTCCCCATCACGGGGTAGACCAGCACCGCCAAGATCGCCAGCATAAGGAAGGCCCGGATTCCCGCCCTGAGCCGGCGCCGCGTGAAGATGCCCCCAAAGCCGATGCGCCACACGGCATAGGCCGTCAGGATGCCCAGCAGGACCCACGCCTGCAGGTAGAGCTTGAAGACCGTGTTCATGCGCCCCAGCGGCAGGTTGATGTTGAAGAGGTCCACCGCGCCGCCCAGGATGAGCGGCATGGCAAAGAGCGCGAGGATGAAGATTTCCACCTTTGCCGCATCGCCCGGCAGCTTCACGGCCCGGAAAAGGAGCGGGATAAGCAGGGAAAACATGACCAGCAGGAAGCCCACCGTGGTGTAGTCCGTGGCCCAGAGATAGAAGAAGAGACCCGTCACTACCGCCGCGTAGACCGCCCAGGGCTTCACACCCAGCAGCGTCGCCTCCTGCCTCGTTCCATCCGCCGCCTGGCTCTCCGTCCGCCAGACGCGCACGAGGCCAAGGCCGCCAAGCCCCGTCGTCGCGCGCTCGCGCCAGAGCCGGTAGGCCAGGAAGCCGAAAAGGATGACGATGAAGACGCCTTGGATCTCCAGGTATTGCCACAATGCAGTCTTCGCCTCGCTCCCTTGCACGCTGTCCGTGATGGGCAGGAAGGTCTCGTAGCGGCTATGGAAGGGCCGCCAGATGATCGCTGAAAGCACATAGACGCCGATCGCCTTGATCCCGGCCAGGATGGCTGTCGCGCCCAGGTCCACCACCTTCGCCGCGCCGGTCATACCGCCCCAGGCCTCTCTCCGCACCATGTATTCCGTGATCAGCAGCGTGAGGCCGATGAGGAGGAGATACGTCGGCGCATCCCAGCTGTTCGTCGCCTGGATTGCCCCAAGCAGCAGCGCCAGGCCGAGGTACGGCAAGATTGCCATAGCCCCGATGCGCCCCATGCGACGCGCCTGGGTCAGATAGGCCATCGCCAGCCCCAGCGCCACCAGCGTCAGCGGCATCACAAAGAGGTGCGCGTGCGGATCGGCAAACAGGAAGGTGAAGAACGGGAACTCGTTGATCTCAAAGCCCGGCGGGTCCGGCGTCATCAGGCGGCTGCTCCGCCAGAAATCAAAGGTGCCGAAGGACCGGTCGTTCACCACGCGCCCGAGCCCCTGCGCCACCTGCACGATGCCGTCCAGGTTCGTTGCGATGAGCACCAGCAGAACGGCCAGCAAGCCCGCCTTCACCGGCGAAGGCATCGGGATCGCCAGCCGACGCTTCGTCAGCTCGGCGAGGTTGTACGCCACGGAGAAGACGCCGATGGCCGTAAGGGCGAAGAACATCGGGATGGCGACGTTGATGGCGATCGAGGGCACCACCCCGGTGAACTTCGTCGGTACTGCCGCCAGGAACTGGCCGAAGTAGTAATAGTTCAGGTAGCCGCCGGAATACCACGGGTCGTAGGGCGGCATGAAGGAGGAACGCACCACGGCATTGAAATAGGCGAAGTCCATCGGCTTCTCGCCGCCGCGATAGGGGTGCCACAGGTCCGGGTTCCAGATGCGCACGGCGAAGGCGGCGGCAAAGGCGACGAGGAAGAGCAGTTCCCCCGTCAGGATCAGGCGCTTGTTCTCCCGCCAGAATGCCAGCAGCTCCTTCCGCTTCCACCGCGCCACGAACCACGCGACGACTGCCAAGAGGAAGATGCCGAGGCCGATGGAGAGGCGCGTGAAGGCCAGCCAGTGCCAGCTCGCCATCACCCAAGCGAAGTAGGAGACCAACAGCAGGCCCAGCATCTTCGCCATGAAATAGCCCTTGTCCGGCAACCCCCGGAAGACCACCATCGCGATGGGCACCGTCAGCAGCGCCATCAGCTGGATGACGAGGTACCAGACCACTGCCGGCACCGTGTTCACCCAGCTGTCCCGGTCAAAGAGGTCTGACCACGTTCCGCCCTCCTGCTGGGCCTTCGCCTCGCTCTTTGTCAGCAGCAGCCCCGCGGGCGGCTCCGGCCCGGTCGGCGAAGCGGGCGGCAGCTTCGCGTCAAAAAAGCCTCGTTGCGCCGCCGCCGACCCGGTCACCGTCTTCTTGAAGACCAGCACCAGCGGGTGGTCATAGACGCTGTAACTCTCATCCGCAAAGCCCAGGTTGATCGTCAGCGGGGCAGGTTTGTACTCCTCGAACGGCTCCGGCACCGGCAGGCCCGGCCGGGAAAAGGTGTCGTTCTTGATGGCCACGCCAAAGAGGTTGGGGTAAGAGGCCTCCCAATGAACAAGCTCGTAGCCTAGCTCGCCGCCAAAGAGCAGCTTGTAGTAGGCCGTGGTGAGCGGATAACGCTCCTCAAGCCGCGGGATCGTGCCGTAGAGGCGGTTGCTATAGAAGATGAGGTAATCGGCCTGGGTCAGGCGGTCAATCATCTGGTTGCGCTTGAAGCTGTTCTCCGGGTCGTTGTACAGCTCCATCTCCGTGTGGCGGTAGTCGCCCAAGAAGCGCAGCCCCTCCTCCCAGTGCTCCTTCGCCAGGATGGAACCCTTGGGCACGTTCGCCAATATCCACTGGGAGGTCGCCTCCGCCGGATGCGGCTTCACATAGATGCGCGAATAGGCGAAGGCGTAAAAGACCGTGAAGGCCATCGTCAGCGCCAGGACGGCGTAAACCACCCGCGGCGCCATTCTGCTCCATGTCCATGTGCGCGCCTGCCGCACCAGCCACGCCGTGAAGGCCGCCGCCATCAGCGCCAGGAACGGCGTCATCGGCAGCATGTAGCGCATGAACTTCACATCAAAAGAACCGTTGATGATGAAGTAGGGCAGCGTCCACACCACCAGCAGGATGTGCGCCGGCCTGCGCTTGAAGAGCGCCGCCGCCAGGCTGAAGAGCAGTCCCGCCAGCATCAGCAGTCCCGCGGGGATGCCCATGCCCCAGACCACCAGCTGCTTGATCTGGTAGCTATAGGCGGGCGTATCCACGTACTGGCGCGTGTACGGGTAATCGCGGATGCGGCGCACCATCTCGCCCTG
It includes:
- a CDS encoding DinB family protein → MSLSAPSPQARPSSSTRAIAFSAAAALTASRHGRPAPRARSIMEVKTFIQTSLHLARKDLLEKVSGLSQDALDWHPAPHANSIGFLVWHMARVEDGWVNRLILRKPHLWVSDGWAKRFAMPEDMRDMGYTYTQEQITAWKSPPVSLLLEYSAAVRAATSAFLDGWNPADDGPTVKTGWGKMITVAEVFAQLVWEMNQHGGQVAYIKGLREGLQTPQYMGPLSTP
- the mnmA gene encoding tRNA 2-thiouridine(34) synthase MnmA, coding for MPREKIVVAMSGGVDSSVAAFLLKDAGYDVVGITMRLHTPDDPYASGRAKRCCSVDDVSDAQQAAAAIGIPHYVINFEREFKSGVIDYFVAEYAQGRTPHPCIACNNKVKFDPLLERAKTIGARYLATGHYARVSKDGKTYRLLKAVDPSKDQSYVLYGLGQSELSRTLLPVGRYPKQEIRRIAEEAGLPNASKPDSQDICFIPNGDYRGFVAGFLKPQPGAIVDTEGHSLGDHQGIVNFTIGQRKSLGIPGKEARYVVGIDAERRTVTIGGRDDLLSDTLWAKDVRWVLGAPPPDGSRVTAKYRYKSPEAPATLSIEGSSAKVVFDEPQRALTPGQAVVFYQGDSVLGGGSIDRVAARTPSPAC
- a CDS encoding ribonuclease HII; translation: MPAHHKTVCTFDEELALRAKGLRLIAGVDEAGRGPLAGPVVAAAAVLPDSWIHGPSGEEQPWSLLNDSKQLTAVRRDDLYHLVASSAVTFGVGLVTAEEIDEIGIAPATRKAMAAAIAQLKPQPQALLVDAVDLSHLGLPGKAIIDGDALCKSIAAASIIAKVTRDRLMLEMDARHPGYGFARHKGYGTAEHLRQLRALGPCAIHRKSFSPIRELLLQPRLGV
- a CDS encoding archease, coding for MAYNRLPPTLWRCAIPGFRLIQHTADTGFIAYGADMRELFANAARALFSIVTDVKTIRAAEKRTITAEAVDREALLVAWLNEFIFLFDSEQRLFSRFDVRAVSKTKVRAVVYGERAEPSRHPIKTGLKSATYHQLKITKGPKGYRARLILDV
- the tmk gene encoding dTMP kinase — protein: MATKGLFISFEGGEGAGKSTQVGLLLARLRAHGHEAISVREPGGTPLGEQVRSWVKSVDVAPATELLLFASARAQLVEKVIKPSLERGRIVVADRFADSTVAYQGYGRGLPLDLVESVNKVATGGLMPDITFLLDLPVEAAMERIGRPQLGLESQGKATAGRADEAGQSKFEEAGVAFHRRVRSGFLKLVKAAPRRILLMDAANPGDEIAAAVWQAVEPALKSRQAAEAESKAKPGQSRLI
- a CDS encoding YraN family protein, which gives rise to MKERGEFDGANAMTARRKALGDFGERYARERLERFGYRILGAKVRLPSGELDLVAQDGRTTALIEVRTKQSRRFGSGEESITRAKQEKLATLASEYLEAHPEVGDDWRVDIIAIDVVGDGRVVRFAHLKNAVEEPD
- a CDS encoding RtcB family protein, which produces MSKVKLNRLDDYRWEIPQDYKPGMRVPGIVFADDDMMETLKTDPALEQVANVACLPGIVKASYAMPDIHWGYGFPIGGVAATTMDEGVISPGGVGFDINCGVRMLRTDMTLGDVKPKMDKLVETLFANIPTGVGAKGRLRLSSDELDEVMMKGARWAIGKGLGDKDDLAVTEEHGVITGGDVSLVSDRARARGAPQLGTLGSGNHFLEVQAVDEIYEPAIVAAMGITEPGQVTVLIHCGSRGLGHQICDDYLKVMDSAQKKYGISLPDRQLACAPLSSQEGQDYLASLACAANFAWANRQIIAHWVRKSFEAVFEKSWGTLGIRQIYDVAHNIAKMEMHEIDGKRMKLCVHRKGATRSFPPHSRFIPERYAEIGQPVLVPGDMGRYSFIGVGTPEAMGLSFGSACHGAGRQQSRGQSKRELKGHDLAKELREQGVVVKAMTRVGLLEEASSAYKDVAKVMRVAHKAGLVKRVARMRPLGVIKG